A single Pseudomonas sp. DC1.2 DNA region contains:
- the pqqA gene encoding pyrroloquinoline quinone precursor peptide PqqA has protein sequence MSWSKPAYTDLRIGFEVTMYFASR, from the coding sequence ATGTCCTGGTCCAAACCCGCTTACACCGATCTGCGTATCGGCTTTGAAGTCACCATGTACTTCGCAAGCCGCTAA
- the pqqB gene encoding pyrroloquinoline quinone biosynthesis protein PqqB, with translation MFVQILGSAAGGGFPQWNCNCVNCAGFRDGSLNAKARTQSSIAISDDGVNWVLCNASPDIRAQLQSFAPMQPGRALRDTGISAIILMDSQIDHTTGLLSLREGCPHQVWCTDMVHEDLSTGFPLFTMLTHWNGGLNWNRIELDQSFTVPACPNLRFTPLPLRSAAPPYSPHRFDPHPGDNIGLIVEDISTGGKLFYAPGLGKVDGPLLEMMASSDCLLVDGTMWDDDEMQRRGVGTRTGREMGHLAQNGPGGMLEVLEQLPKPRKVLIHINNTNPILDEDSPERAALARREVEVAYDGMSIEL, from the coding sequence ATGTTTGTGCAGATTCTAGGTTCCGCCGCCGGCGGTGGTTTCCCGCAGTGGAATTGCAACTGCGTGAACTGCGCCGGCTTTCGTGACGGCAGCCTGAATGCCAAAGCGCGGACCCAATCGTCTATCGCCATTTCCGATGACGGTGTGAACTGGGTGCTGTGCAACGCTTCGCCGGACATCCGCGCTCAACTCCAGAGTTTCGCCCCGATGCAACCGGGCCGCGCGCTGCGTGATACCGGGATCAGCGCGATCATCCTGATGGACAGCCAGATCGACCACACCACCGGTTTGCTCAGCCTGCGCGAAGGATGCCCGCATCAAGTCTGGTGTACCGACATGGTCCACGAAGACCTGAGCACTGGTTTTCCGCTGTTCACCATGCTCACCCATTGGAACGGCGGGTTGAACTGGAATCGCATTGAGCTCGACCAAAGCTTCACCGTGCCGGCCTGCCCGAACCTGCGCTTCACGCCATTGCCACTGCGCAGCGCGGCACCGCCCTATTCGCCGCACCGCTTCGACCCGCACCCCGGCGACAACATCGGCCTGATCGTCGAAGACATCAGCACCGGCGGCAAACTGTTTTATGCCCCAGGCCTGGGCAAGGTCGATGGGCCGTTGCTGGAAATGATGGCCAGCAGCGATTGCCTGCTGGTGGACGGCACGATGTGGGATGACGATGAAATGCAGCGCCGTGGCGTCGGTACGCGCACCGGTCGGGAAATGGGTCATCTGGCACAAAACGGCCCCGGCGGAATGCTGGAAGTCCTGGAACAACTGCCCAAACCACGCAAAGTGCTTATCCACATCAACAACACCAACCCGATCCTCGATGAAGACTCGCCGGAGCGGGCAGCGTTGGCTCGGCGTGAGGTTGAAGTGGCCTATGACGGTATGAGTATTGAATTGTAG
- the pqqC gene encoding pyrroloquinoline-quinone synthase PqqC has translation MTDTAMSPTEFEAALRAKGAYYHIYHPYHVAMYEGRATREQIQGWVANRFYYQVNIPLKDAAILANCPDREIRREWIQRLLDHDGAPGEDGGIEAWLRLGQAVGLDPDQLRSQELVLPGVRFAVDAYVNFARRARWQEAASSSLTELFAPQIHQSRLDSWPQHYPWIDPAGYEYFRTRLGQARRDVEHGLAITLQHYTTREGQERMLEILQFKLDILWSMLDAMTMAYELKRPPYHSVTEQRVWHKGITL, from the coding sequence ATGACTGACACCGCAATGTCCCCCACAGAGTTCGAAGCCGCCCTGCGTGCCAAAGGTGCCTATTACCACATCTACCACCCGTACCACGTGGCGATGTACGAAGGCCGCGCGACCCGCGAGCAGATCCAGGGCTGGGTCGCCAACCGCTTCTACTATCAGGTGAACATTCCCCTGAAAGATGCCGCGATCCTGGCCAACTGCCCGGACCGCGAGATTCGGCGCGAGTGGATTCAGCGCCTGCTGGACCATGACGGCGCCCCCGGAGAAGACGGCGGCATCGAAGCGTGGCTGCGACTGGGCCAAGCCGTTGGCCTGGACCCGGATCAACTGCGCTCCCAGGAACTGGTGCTCCCCGGCGTGCGTTTCGCCGTGGATGCCTACGTCAACTTCGCCCGCCGGGCCCGTTGGCAAGAAGCCGCCAGCAGCTCGCTGACTGAGCTGTTCGCGCCGCAAATCCACCAATCGCGCCTGGACAGTTGGCCGCAGCATTACCCATGGATCGACCCGGCCGGTTACGAGTATTTCCGCACGCGCCTGGGTCAGGCCCGTCGCGATGTCGAGCACGGTCTGGCGATCACCTTGCAGCACTACACCACCCGGGAAGGCCAGGAGCGCATGCTGGAAATTCTCCAGTTCAAACTGGACATTCTTTGGAGCATGCTCGACGCCATGACCATGGCCTACGAGCTAAAGCGCCCGCCTTATCACAGCGTGACCGAGCAACGGGTCTGGCATAAAGGAATCACCCTATGA
- the pqqD gene encoding pyrroloquinoline quinone biosynthesis peptide chaperone PqqD, with translation MSFDRSKTPTWRTGYRYQYEPAQKGHVLLYPEGMIKLNESAALIGGLIDGERDVAAIIAELDAQFPGVPELGEDIEQFMEVARAQHWIELA, from the coding sequence ATGAGTTTTGATCGCAGCAAGACCCCGACCTGGCGTACCGGCTACCGTTACCAGTACGAACCGGCGCAGAAAGGCCACGTGCTGCTCTACCCCGAAGGCATGATCAAACTCAATGAAAGCGCCGCACTGATTGGCGGTTTGATCGACGGCGAGCGTGATGTCGCGGCAATCATCGCCGAACTGGACGCGCAGTTCCCCGGCGTACCTGAACTCGGTGAAGACATCGAGCAATTCATGGAGGTGGCCCGTGCTCAGCACTGGATCGAACTTGCCTGA
- the pqqE gene encoding pyrroloquinoline quinone biosynthesis protein PqqE produces MLSTGSNLPDSRVLPPTPDIGLPLWLLAELTYRCPLQCPYCSNPLDFAEQGKELSTEQWIKVFREAREMGAAQLGFSGGEPLVRQDLAELIAEARKLGFYTNLITSGIGLTEQKISDFKKAGLDHIQISFQASDEQVNNLLAGSKKAFAQKLEMARAVKAHGYPMVLNFVTHRHNIDKIDRIIELCIALEADFVELATCQFYGWAQLNRVGLLPTQEQLVRAERITNEYRAKLEAEGHPCKLIFVTPDYYEERPKACMNGWGSIFLTVTPDGTALPCHGARQLPVQFPNVRDHSMQHIWYDSFGFNRFRGYDWMPEPCRSCDEKEKDFGGCRCQAFMLTGDASNADPVCSKSHHHGVILKAREEAENATHTIEQLAFRNERNSRLIAKG; encoded by the coding sequence GTGCTCAGCACTGGATCGAACTTGCCTGATTCGCGGGTCTTACCGCCCACACCGGACATCGGCCTGCCACTGTGGCTGCTCGCCGAGCTGACTTACCGCTGTCCGCTACAATGCCCGTATTGCTCTAATCCGCTGGATTTCGCCGAACAAGGCAAAGAACTCAGCACCGAGCAGTGGATCAAGGTGTTCCGCGAAGCGCGGGAGATGGGCGCGGCACAGCTGGGGTTCTCGGGTGGCGAACCGTTGGTGCGTCAGGACTTGGCCGAACTGATCGCCGAAGCGCGCAAGTTGGGCTTCTATACCAACCTGATCACCTCCGGCATTGGCCTCACCGAACAAAAAATCAGCGACTTCAAGAAGGCTGGCCTGGACCATATCCAGATCAGCTTTCAGGCCAGCGATGAGCAAGTGAACAACCTGCTGGCCGGCTCGAAAAAAGCTTTCGCGCAAAAACTGGAAATGGCCCGAGCGGTGAAAGCCCACGGCTATCCGATGGTGCTGAACTTCGTCACCCATCGGCACAACATCGACAAAATCGACCGGATCATCGAGCTGTGTATCGCGCTGGAGGCGGACTTCGTCGAGCTCGCGACGTGCCAGTTTTACGGCTGGGCGCAGCTCAACCGCGTTGGCCTGCTGCCGACCCAGGAGCAACTGGTCCGCGCCGAACGAATCACCAACGAATACCGCGCCAAACTCGAAGCCGAAGGGCATCCGTGCAAATTGATTTTCGTCACCCCGGACTATTACGAAGAACGCCCGAAAGCCTGCATGAACGGCTGGGGCAGTATTTTTTTGACGGTCACGCCGGACGGAACCGCACTGCCGTGTCACGGTGCCCGGCAGCTGCCGGTGCAATTTCCCAATGTACGCGACCACAGCATGCAGCACATCTGGTACGACTCGTTCGGCTTCAACCGCTTTCGCGGTTACGACTGGATGCCCGAGCCGTGCCGCTCGTGCGATGAGAAAGAAAAGGATTTTGGCGGCTGCCGCTGCCAAGCGTTCATGCTCACCGGGGACGCAAGCAACGCGGACCCGGTATGCAGCAAGTCGCACCATCACGGCGTGATCCTCAAGGCCCGAGAAGAAGCCGAGAACGCGACCCATACCATCGAACAACTGGCCTTTCGCAATGAACGAAACTCACGCCTCATCGCCAAAGGTTGA
- a CDS encoding S9 family peptidase, producing MNETHASSPKVEPLSAAKAVTAGIDFAELQLGEQGLFWNEYRPKDAACRIWHWRDGEAQCLTPPGFSVRSRVYEYGGGAFCLTDNEVVFVNEADQQLYRQSLKGETPERLTSGDCRYGDLQFANGQVLAVEEHRNQHRLVSINVSDGVRQLLAEGADFYAAPTLSADARRLAWIEWSRPNQPWTATRLMVTEHLDDGSYAKPRCVAGYGAEESLQQPRFDAGGRLYCLTDRGGYWQPWVESVDGLSPLASADADHGPAPWQLGGCTWLPLGEARYLASWTEDGFGRLGLCGNVANESFAGEYSRFRHLALDQQFIYCIAASPVRPSAVIAIDRQTGQVEVLAGGVALLPAEQISHPQTLRYPSGSGEAHGFFYPALSAEKKPPLVVFIHGGPTSACYPMLDPRIQYWAQRGFAVADLNYRGSSGYGRAYRQALHASWGQVDVEDACAVVAFLAGRGLIDGTKAFIRGGSAGGYTTLCALAFHKVFRAGASLYGVSDPVALGKTTHKFEGDYLDWLIGDPLHDAERYAARTPLLHASNIAAPVIFFQGELDAVVVPQQTRDMVTALQENGILVEVHYYADERHGFRKAANQAHALEQEWLFYRRVMALADTA from the coding sequence ATGAACGAAACTCACGCCTCATCGCCAAAGGTTGAGCCTTTGAGCGCCGCCAAAGCCGTCACGGCCGGTATCGATTTCGCCGAACTGCAACTGGGCGAACAGGGCCTGTTCTGGAACGAGTACCGTCCCAAGGACGCTGCATGCCGTATTTGGCACTGGCGCGACGGGGAGGCGCAATGCCTGACGCCTCCGGGGTTCAGCGTGCGCAGTCGGGTGTACGAATATGGCGGCGGGGCGTTTTGCCTGACAGACAACGAAGTCGTTTTCGTCAACGAGGCGGATCAGCAACTGTATCGACAGTCGCTGAAGGGCGAGACGCCTGAGAGGCTGACCTCGGGCGACTGTCGTTATGGCGATCTGCAATTCGCCAATGGCCAAGTGCTGGCAGTTGAAGAACATCGCAATCAGCATCGACTGGTGAGCATCAACGTGTCGGACGGTGTGCGTCAGTTGCTCGCCGAAGGTGCCGATTTTTACGCCGCACCGACGTTGAGTGCCGATGCTCGACGCTTGGCCTGGATTGAATGGAGCCGTCCGAATCAGCCATGGACGGCGACGCGCCTGATGGTCACCGAGCATCTGGACGACGGCAGCTATGCTAAACCGCGTTGCGTGGCGGGTTATGGCGCTGAAGAATCGCTGCAACAACCTCGATTCGACGCCGGTGGCCGCTTGTATTGCCTGACGGATCGCGGCGGTTACTGGCAGCCCTGGGTGGAATCGGTCGACGGTCTGAGCCCACTGGCCAGCGCCGATGCAGACCATGGCCCGGCGCCTTGGCAGCTCGGCGGCTGCACCTGGTTGCCGCTTGGCGAAGCGCGTTATCTGGCGAGCTGGACCGAGGACGGATTCGGCCGATTGGGCCTATGTGGCAACGTTGCCAACGAAAGCTTCGCGGGTGAATACAGCCGGTTCCGCCACCTTGCGCTGGATCAACAGTTCATTTATTGCATTGCTGCCTCGCCAGTCAGGCCATCAGCCGTAATCGCCATCGACCGCCAGACCGGGCAGGTCGAGGTACTGGCTGGCGGCGTAGCACTGCTGCCCGCCGAACAGATCAGCCATCCACAAACCCTGCGTTACCCAAGTGGTTCGGGGGAGGCCCACGGTTTTTTCTACCCGGCGCTGAGTGCCGAAAAAAAACCACCATTGGTGGTGTTCATCCATGGCGGCCCGACCTCGGCTTGTTACCCGATGCTCGACCCCCGTATCCAGTATTGGGCGCAACGAGGCTTTGCCGTGGCAGACCTCAACTACCGTGGCAGTAGCGGCTACGGGCGGGCTTATCGCCAGGCGTTGCATGCAAGTTGGGGCCAGGTGGATGTCGAGGATGCTTGCGCGGTCGTTGCCTTTCTTGCTGGACGTGGGCTGATTGACGGCACCAAAGCCTTTATTCGCGGCGGCAGCGCCGGCGGTTACACCACCCTTTGCGCGCTGGCCTTTCACAAGGTGTTTCGCGCAGGCGCCAGTCTTTATGGCGTCAGCGACCCCGTTGCCTTGGGCAAGACGACCCACAAGTTCGAGGGCGATTATCTGGATTGGCTGATCGGCGATCCACTACACGACGCCGAACGTTACGCCGCCCGAACGCCATTGCTACACGCGAGCAACATTGCCGCACCGGTGATTTTCTTCCAGGGCGAACTGGATGCCGTAGTAGTGCCGCAGCAAACCCGTGACATGGTCACGGCGCTTCAGGAAAACGGCATTCTGGTCGAGGTCCACTATTACGCTGATGAGCGCCACGGCTTTCGCAAGGCAGCCAATCAGGCTCATGCGCTGGAACAGGAGTGGTTGTTTTATCGGCGGGTGATGGCGTTGGCGGATACGGCATAA
- a CDS encoding YqaE/Pmp3 family membrane protein: protein MDFIRIIIAILLPPLGVFLQVGFAGAFWLNILLTLCGYIPGIVHAVYIIAKR from the coding sequence ATGGACTTCATTCGTATCATCATTGCCATTCTGTTGCCGCCACTGGGTGTGTTTCTGCAAGTAGGTTTCGCCGGGGCGTTCTGGCTGAATATTCTGCTGACGTTGTGCGGCTATATCCCCGGGATCGTACATGCGGTGTACATCATCGCTAAGCGCTGA
- a CDS encoding aspartate aminotransferase family protein, whose translation MNLFNLRRTPLSLDDLIIDPSQPSRHDNSSSEYLMPSIERPAQIFVRGQGSWLWDSADRGYLDFSQNGGANSLGHSPSVLVKAISDQAHALINPGFELHNRGMLNLAERLCARTDSHQACLLNSGSEACEAAIKLARKWGQRHRNGASRIIVASHGCHGRSLGTISASDSSNLLNRFEPQLPGFSRVAFNDLPALHAAVDAQTVAIMLEPIQSEAGVIPAIGHYLKGVERLCRELGILLILDEVQTGIGRCGTLLAEQSYGVRADIVVLGKGLGGGVPLAALLARGKACCFDIGEMTGTHHGNALMTAAGLVVLESVQGKDFFDHVELTGQYLREGLVRLARRYSHGELRGRGLLWGLSLSDDSAGAVVNAALSEGLLLNAPQPDCLRFTPALTVSKANIDEMLLRLARAFARVRTAQLHCRKGIAV comes from the coding sequence ATGAATTTGTTCAATTTGCGGCGCACCCCCCTCAGCCTCGATGACTTGATCATTGACCCGTCACAACCGTCCCGCCACGACAATTCTTCCAGCGAATACTTGATGCCCAGTATCGAGCGTCCAGCGCAGATTTTTGTGCGCGGTCAGGGCTCCTGGCTGTGGGACAGCGCTGACCGCGGTTATCTGGATTTCTCCCAGAATGGCGGCGCCAACAGCCTTGGGCATAGCCCGTCAGTGCTGGTTAAAGCAATCTCGGATCAGGCCCATGCGTTGATCAACCCCGGTTTCGAGCTGCATAACCGCGGCATGCTCAACCTTGCTGAGCGTCTCTGTGCCAGAACTGATAGCCATCAGGCCTGCTTGCTCAACAGTGGCAGCGAGGCGTGTGAGGCTGCAATCAAACTGGCCCGCAAATGGGGCCAACGGCATCGTAATGGGGCTTCGCGGATTATTGTCGCCAGTCATGGTTGCCATGGACGTAGCCTCGGGACGATTTCGGCGTCGGACAGTTCGAATCTGCTCAATCGCTTCGAGCCACAGCTGCCGGGTTTCAGCCGCGTTGCCTTTAATGACCTTCCCGCGTTGCATGCAGCGGTGGACGCTCAAACCGTGGCGATCATGCTGGAGCCGATCCAGAGCGAAGCCGGGGTCATTCCGGCCATTGGGCATTACCTTAAGGGGGTCGAGCGCCTGTGTCGTGAGCTTGGCATCCTGCTGATCCTCGACGAAGTCCAAACGGGAATCGGTCGCTGCGGTACCTTGCTCGCCGAACAATCCTACGGTGTAAGGGCCGATATCGTTGTGCTCGGCAAGGGCTTGGGCGGCGGTGTTCCGTTGGCGGCACTGCTGGCGCGGGGCAAGGCGTGCTGTTTTGACATCGGTGAAATGACCGGCACTCATCACGGTAATGCGCTGATGACCGCCGCCGGCCTAGTCGTTTTGGAGAGCGTACAGGGCAAGGACTTTTTTGATCATGTGGAGTTGACCGGTCAATACCTACGTGAGGGGCTGGTTCGCCTGGCCCGTCGCTATAGCCACGGTGAACTGCGTGGGCGAGGGCTGCTGTGGGGACTCAGCCTGTCCGATGATTCAGCAGGCGCGGTCGTCAACGCTGCGTTGTCCGAAGGTTTGCTGCTCAACGCCCCGCAACCCGACTGCCTGCGCTTTACGCCGGCGCTCACCGTGAGCAAAGCCAACATCGATGAAATGCTCCTGCGCCTGGCCCGAGCGTTTGCTCGGGTGCGCACCGCGCAGTTGCACTGCCGCAAAGGGATTGCTGTCTGA
- a CDS encoding IS3 family transposase (programmed frameshift): MTNRNDKGGELLGQERRRRWSPEQKLAMVRESLQPGQSVSVVARQNGVNANQLFQWRKLYQSGSLSAVSAGESVVPASELADALKQIRELQRMLGKKTMQVEILQEAVEIARSRKLDCALTLVAGGRPVKLISESLGVARSQLTVRLNPNAQVERRRPALDDAALVEEIQAEVSELPSYGYRRVWGLLRRRREKQSQAPINVKRVYRVMRDHQLLLERRIKQPGVARRHEGRIAVATSDTRWCSDGFEFRCDDNAKLSVTFALDCCDREAIGWVASPTGYSGDDIRDLMLEAVEKRFGEEAPATPVQWLSDNGSAYIAEQTRQFARQIGLQPVTTPVRSPQSNGMAESFVKTMKRDYVAHMPKPDRETALRNLTIAFEHYNEEHPHSALKYRSPREFRRLAAASI, encoded by the exons ATGACTAATAGAAACGATAAGGGTGGGGAGCTTTTGGGTCAGGAGCGGCGTCGCCGCTGGAGCCCGGAGCAAAAACTGGCCATGGTTCGCGAGAGCCTGCAACCGGGGCAAAGCGTCTCGGTGGTGGCTCGACAGAATGGCGTGAATGCCAACCAGTTGTTTCAGTGGCGCAAGCTCTATCAGAGCGGCAGTCTCTCGGCTGTCAGTGCTGGGGAGAGCGTGGTGCCCGCTTCCGAGCTGGCCGATGCGCTCAAGCAGATCCGCGAGCTACAGCGCATGCTTGGCAAGAAAACCATGCAGGTCGAGATCCTTCAGGAAGCTGTGGAGATTGCTCGGTCGCGAAAAT TGGATTGCGCACTCACCCTTGTTGCCGGGGGACGACCAGTGAAGCTGATCAGTGAAAGTCTCGGTGTAGCGCGCTCGCAATTGACGGTTCGACTCAACCCAAATGCTCAGGTCGAGCGGCGTCGCCCTGCGCTGGACGATGCCGCACTGGTCGAAGAAATTCAGGCTGAAGTGAGTGAACTGCCCAGCTACGGGTACCGCCGTGTGTGGGGGTTGCTGCGTCGTCGGCGTGAAAAGCAGAGTCAGGCGCCGATCAACGTCAAGCGGGTTTATCGCGTCATGCGCGATCATCAGTTGCTGCTGGAGCGACGGATTAAACAACCGGGTGTGGCACGCCGTCACGAAGGCCGAATTGCCGTGGCCACCAGCGATACCCGGTGGTGCTCGGACGGGTTTGAGTTTCGCTGTGATGATAACGCCAAGCTGAGCGTGACCTTTGCCCTGGACTGCTGCGACCGCGAAGCCATCGGTTGGGTGGCCAGCCCGACCGGGTACAGCGGCGACGATATCCGTGATCTGATGCTGGAGGCGGTGGAAAAACGCTTCGGTGAAGAGGCGCCTGCCACCCCGGTGCAATGGCTGAGCGACAATGGCTCGGCCTACATCGCTGAACAGACACGCCAGTTTGCCCGACAGATCGGTTTGCAACCGGTGACCACACCGGTGCGTAGCCCGCAGAGCAACGGCATGGCCGAGAGCTTCGTCAAAACGATGAAACGCGACTACGTCGCGCACATGCCCAAACCTGACCGGGAAACAGCCTTGCGTAACCTGACGATTGCCTTTGAGCATTACAACGAGGAGCATCCGCACAGCGCGCTGAAATACCGTTCACCACGGGAGTTTAGGCGTTTGGCAGCGGCATCAATTTAA
- a CDS encoding LysR family transcriptional regulator, with product MDFKQLRYFVAVYEEGHVGRAAERLSISQPALSQQIRHLEQNLDVTLFERSSKRLLPTLAAHTLYNHAQPLLDGLQRAREALGNFKGQALRTLAIGVLQTVHTSLVPQMLERVRKAQPHLVVQIYELTGLEIERRLLNGSLDIGISYLPPRQPGLHGVMLYEDELTLVIPADHPLREFKKVSMSQAAELPMLLLGEEFQVRQIWQAQLANLGRRPQVQAELNNMAGILDSLPHTRLATVLPGRSQKALDNNELLWKPLTEPRVPLKVGLVCRDVQRQQASLALLRTLLEEVINGADERRSGSMPGDETN from the coding sequence ATGGATTTCAAGCAACTGCGTTATTTCGTCGCGGTCTACGAAGAGGGCCATGTGGGCCGGGCCGCCGAGCGACTGTCGATCTCTCAACCGGCGCTCTCCCAGCAGATCCGTCACCTGGAGCAGAACCTCGACGTCACGCTGTTCGAACGTAGCAGCAAACGCTTGCTGCCAACCCTCGCTGCCCACACGTTGTACAACCACGCCCAACCCCTACTCGATGGCCTGCAACGGGCGCGGGAAGCACTGGGCAACTTCAAAGGGCAGGCATTGCGCACGTTGGCGATCGGGGTTTTGCAAACGGTGCATACCAGCCTGGTGCCACAGATGCTGGAGCGGGTTCGCAAAGCCCAGCCGCATCTGGTGGTGCAGATCTACGAATTGACCGGCCTGGAGATCGAGAGACGGTTGCTTAACGGCTCACTGGACATCGGTATCAGCTACCTTCCACCGCGTCAGCCTGGATTGCATGGCGTGATGCTGTACGAAGATGAACTGACCCTCGTCATCCCGGCGGACCACCCTTTGCGTGAATTCAAGAAGGTCTCGATGAGCCAAGCCGCCGAATTGCCCATGTTATTACTGGGCGAGGAGTTTCAGGTGCGACAGATCTGGCAGGCGCAATTAGCCAATCTGGGACGACGTCCTCAGGTGCAAGCCGAACTGAACAACATGGCGGGGATTCTCGACAGCTTGCCCCATACGCGGCTGGCGACTGTACTTCCCGGGCGCTCGCAAAAAGCACTCGACAACAATGAGTTGCTCTGGAAACCGCTGACCGAGCCGCGAGTGCCGCTGAAAGTCGGATTAGTGTGTCGGGATGTGCAGCGGCAACAAGCCTCGTTGGCGTTATTGCGGACCTTGCTGGAGGAAGTGATCAATGGCGCGGACGAGCGCCGCAGCGGCTCGATGCCAGGCGACGAAACCAACTGA
- a CDS encoding acyl-CoA dehydrogenase C-terminal domain-containing protein, translated as MADYKAPLRDMRFVLNEVFEVAKLWAELPALAETVDAETVEAILEEAGKVTSKSIAPLSRVADEEGCHWADGAVTTPAGFPQAYQTYAGGGWVGVGGDPTYGGMGMPKAVSAQVEEMVNSASLSFGLYPMLTAGACLSINAHASEELKAAYLPNMYAGVWAGSMCLTEPHAGTDLGIIRTKAEPQADGSYKVSGTKIFITGGEHDLTENIIHLVLAKLPDAPAGPKGISLFLVPKVMVNADGSLGARNPANCGSIEHKMGIQASATCVMNFDEAVGYLVGEPNKGLAAMFTMMNYERLGVGIQGLATGERSYQNAVEYARDRLQSRSPTGAQNKDKVADPIIVHPDVRRMLLTMKASNEGGRAFSTYVAMQLDTAKFSEDASTRKRAEDLVALLTPVAKAFMTDLGLETTVHGQQVFGGHGYIREWGQEQLVRDVRITQIYEGTNGIQALDLVGRKIVGSGGALYNLFADEIRHFTATASADLGEFTKPLNDAVSTLDELTAWVLDRAKNNPNEIGAASVEYLQAFGYVAYAYMWALMAKAAFGKEAQEDFYASKLGTARFYFARLLPRIHSLSASVKAGSESLFLLEAAQF; from the coding sequence ATGGCTGACTACAAAGCGCCCCTGCGCGATATGCGCTTCGTCCTCAATGAAGTTTTCGAGGTCGCCAAACTCTGGGCCGAACTGCCGGCGCTGGCCGAAACCGTCGATGCTGAAACCGTCGAAGCGATTCTCGAAGAGGCCGGCAAGGTCACCAGTAAAAGCATCGCGCCCTTGAGCCGTGTGGCTGACGAAGAAGGCTGTCATTGGGCGGACGGTGCCGTCACTACGCCGGCCGGTTTCCCGCAGGCTTATCAGACCTATGCTGGGGGCGGTTGGGTCGGCGTCGGTGGTGACCCGACTTACGGCGGCATGGGCATGCCCAAGGCTGTTTCGGCCCAGGTCGAAGAAATGGTCAACTCCGCCAGCCTGTCGTTCGGGCTGTACCCCATGCTGACGGCCGGCGCCTGCCTGTCGATCAATGCCCATGCCAGCGAAGAGTTGAAGGCCGCTTACCTGCCGAACATGTATGCAGGTGTCTGGGCCGGCTCCATGTGCCTGACGGAACCTCACGCAGGCACTGACTTGGGGATCATTCGCACCAAGGCTGAACCTCAGGCCGATGGTTCCTACAAAGTCAGCGGCACCAAGATCTTCATCACCGGCGGCGAGCACGACCTCACCGAGAACATCATCCACCTGGTGCTGGCGAAACTGCCAGATGCACCGGCAGGTCCGAAAGGTATTTCGCTGTTCCTGGTGCCCAAGGTCATGGTTAATGCGGATGGTAGCCTTGGCGCACGCAACCCGGCCAACTGTGGTTCGATCGAACACAAGATGGGCATCCAGGCGTCCGCGACCTGCGTGATGAACTTCGACGAGGCCGTGGGTTACTTGGTCGGCGAACCTAACAAAGGTTTGGCGGCGATGTTCACCATGATGAACTACGAGCGTCTGGGCGTAGGTATCCAAGGCCTGGCCACCGGCGAGCGCTCTTACCAGAATGCTGTCGAATATGCCCGCGACCGCCTGCAAAGCCGGTCGCCGACGGGGGCGCAGAACAAGGACAAAGTCGCGGACCCGATCATCGTCCACCCGGACGTGCGTCGTATGCTGCTGACCATGAAAGCCTCTAATGAAGGCGGTCGTGCGTTCTCTACCTACGTGGCAATGCAACTCGATACCGCCAAATTCAGCGAAGACGCTAGCACCCGCAAGCGTGCTGAAGACTTGGTGGCGTTGCTGACCCCGGTAGCCAAGGCGTTCATGACTGACCTCGGTTTGGAAACCACGGTCCATGGCCAGCAAGTGTTTGGCGGCCACGGCTATATCCGTGAATGGGGCCAGGAGCAACTCGTCCGTGACGTGCGTATCACCCAGATCTACGAAGGTACCAACGGTATCCAGGCATTGGACTTGGTAGGGCGCAAGATCGTCGGCAGCGGCGGAGCGCTCTACAATCTGTTTGCAGACGAGATTCGGCACTTCACCGCAACCGCCAGTGCTGATTTGGGCGAGTTTACCAAACCGCTGAACGACGCAGTCAGTACCCTTGATGAACTGACCGCATGGGTACTGGACCGGGCGAAAAACAATCCGAACGAAATCGGTGCGGCCTCGGTTGAATACCTGCAAGCATTTGGTTACGTCGCGTATGCCTACATGTGGGCATTGATGGCGAAGGCCGCGTTTGGCAAAGAGGCGCAGGAAGATTTCTACGCCAGCAAGTTGGGTACGGCGCGGTTCTATTTCGCACGCCTGTTGCCACGAATTCACTCGTTGAGTGCGTCGGTCAAGGCGGGTAGCGAGTCGCTGTTCCTGCTGGAAGCCGCACAATTCTGA